The DNA window GGAATACGGCGTGCCCGATCAAGAGAGCCTCACGAAGCTGACCGAGCGAGGTGGGATCGTGGCGCCGACGGGGCCGGCCGGCACGGCCGTCTTCTTCGACTGCAACACCATGCACGGATCGAACGGCAACATCACGCCGTATCCGCGCAGCAACGTGTTCTTCGTGTACAACAGCGTGGAGAACGCACTGCAGGATCCCTTCTGCGGCTTGACGCCGCGACCGGATCACATCGCGAGCCGCCAACGGGCGCAGGTGCTGGAGCCGTTGCCAAGGTCATGAGGCCGTGCGGGTGGGGGTTGATCGGTATCGCCGCACTGGGGGTGTGGTCGTGCAGCGGCGGGACCGATCGGGGAGAGGCGACGCTGGAGCGCATTCGGCGGGCCGGCGTGGTCCGCGTTGGTTTTGCCAACGAGGCGCCCTACGCATACCAGGACAGGGCGACGGGCCAGGTGACCGGCGAGGCGCCGGAGATTGCGCGCGTCGTATTCGAGCGCATGAACGTCGGACGAATCGAGGGCGTCTTGACGGAGTTCGGTGCGCTCATTCCCGGACTTCAAGCCGGGCGCTTCGATCTCATCGCCGCGGGCATGTACATCACACAGCCCCGCTGTGCCCAGATTGCCTTTTCCAATCCCACCTACTCGATCGGCGAGGCGTTCATCGTCGAGGCGGGCAATCCGCTGGGGCTCCACAGCTATGAGGACGTTCGCGCGCGATCGGGAGCCACGCTCGGCGTCGTGTCTGGCGCTATCGAGCGCAACTATGCCCGAGCGGTCGGGATTTCCGACGATCGCATCATGACGTTTCCGGATCCGCCGAGCGCCATGGCGGCCGTGCGCGCCAGCCGGGTCAGTGCGTTCGGGGCGACCGAGCTCACCGTGGAAAGCTTG is part of the Luteitalea sp. genome and encodes:
- the ehuB gene encoding ectoine/hydroxyectoine ABC transporter substrate-binding protein EhuB, which codes for MRPCGWGLIGIAALGVWSCSGGTDRGEATLERIRRAGVVRVGFANEAPYAYQDRATGQVTGEAPEIARVVFERMNVGRIEGVLTEFGALIPGLQAGRFDLIAAGMYITQPRCAQIAFSNPTYSIGEAFIVEAGNPLGLHSYEDVRARSGATLGVVSGAIERNYARAVGISDDRIMTFPDPPSAMAAVRASRVSAFGATELTVESLLNKDRDGLEKADPFEDPLIERERVRGYGAFGFREGDTMLLAEFNRQLGTFIGTPEHLKLVEPFGFGKPQLPGRMTAKELCGES